GTTTTTCCCATTTCACGATATTCGGCGGCCCTCCTCAATGACCTCACCTCGGCCGAAGCGTCAAGAAATATTTTCACCGCGGCGTCCGGGAACACCACGGTCCCGATGTCACGCCCGTCCATGATGATCGACCCGCTCCTGCTCCACGAGCGCAAAAGGTCGTTCACAAAATTCCTGATACCGGGGTCGTCGGAAACGGTCCCGATGTTCCGCGCGATCAGTTCGTCCCGTATCGCGCGCGAGACGTCCTCGCCGTTCACCAGGGTGTGCACGCTCCCGTCGGGACCGAAGCGCTGGGATAGCTCCAGGCCGTCCAGAAAGGCGGCGTAGCTCTTACCCTTTTCGAGGTTTCCCGGACGGCCCAGCAGAAAGTGCGTCACCGCGCGGTAGATGGCTCCCGAATCGATGTAGCGAAGACCCAGCCGGCGGGCGGCCTCCCGCGAGACGCTGCTCTTACCCGAACCGGCGGGCCCATCCACCGCCACAACGATCCGTTTTTCGCCCATCACCCGATGCTCCTTCTGAAAGCTCCCGCGCGCTCAAGGAAGCGCCGACCGTCCACGTCATGCCCCCCCTCCGTGATAAAACGTCGAACATACTCCAACTTCTTAATGAGATCGTCGATCCCACCGGCGATGTTCGCGCCGTTCGCCGCCACAATGTCCGCCCACATGTCCGGCGAGCCCATGGCGATGCGCGTGAGGTCCCGGAAACCGCTGCCGATAAACGGTGTGGCATCCGTACCGGCGGACGCGTCCGCGGCGAGATCGGCGACGGCGCAGGCGACCAGGTGCGGTACATGGCTCGTCAGTGCGATTAGTCTGTCGTGGGTCTTCGCGTCACAGCGGACGGTGCGCGAACCGACCGATCTCCAGAAACGCTCCACGGCCTCGATGATCGTTTCACCGTTTTTTTCGTGGGGGGTGATGATGACCGAGGCCCCGCGGTACAGCGAAGCGCTCGAGTGCTCGTAGCCCGATTTCTCCGACCCGGCCATGGGATGACAGCCCACGAAGCCGCCGCCCTGCGGATGCACGGCCGCAAGCCCGACAAGCGGTCCCTTCACGCTGCCGACGTCGATGACAACGCAGTTGCCGAGGTCCGGATGGTCGAGGAGCCTTTTAAGCGAATCGATTGACGAAAGCACGGGGGATGCGATAACCACCAGATCCATCCCCGCGGGAGAGAGCGCATCCATGGGAAGCGCGCGGCCTATCGTGCCGTCAGCGAGCGCCGAAGAAAGCCGTGAAACGTTGCGCGCGAACGCGGTGATGTCAATGGAAGAATCGATCTCTTTAAGGGCCCGGCAGAGCGAACCGCCCAACAACCCCAGGCCCAGCACCGCCACACGACGAAACATCAGGGCAGCTCCCTGTCCAGCGCCCTCGCGATTTTACGAATCCTGTCAATCACCGCGATGAGGGTCTTTGCGTCGATGGTCTGCTGGCCGTCGGAATGCGCGTCTTCGGGGCGGGGATGGGCCTCAATCATGACCCCGTCGGCTCCCGCCGCGATAAACGCGTACGCGGCCGCGGGCACATAGTCTTTAAGCCCCATGGCGTGGCTCGGATCGCAGAGTACCGGCAGGTGGCTGAGCGCCTTGATTACTGGCACCACCCCGGCGTCGAGCGTGTTGCGCGTTATGTCCTCGAAGGTGCGGATGCCGCGGGGACAGAGCACAACCTTCCTGTTCCCCTTCGAGAGAATATATTCCGCCGACATTAAAAACTCATTCACCGTGGCGCTCATGCCGCGCTTTAACAGCACCGGTTTGTCGATCCTGCCGACCTCTTTCAGTAAATTGAAATTCTGCATATTCCTGGTTCCTATCTGCAGAATGTCGACGTACTCGGCAACCACGCCCACATCGCGCGGGTCTATCACCTCGGTAACAATGGGGAGGCCCGTTTCGGCCTTGGCCTTCGCCAGAAACTTGAGCCCCTGGACGCCGAAACCCTGGAAGGAATAGGGAGAGGTGCGCGGCTTGAACGCCCCCGCCCGGAAGATGTGCCCTCCCGATTCCTTCACCATCTGCGCGTGCTCAACCACTTCGCGCTCGCCCTCGACCGAGCAGGGCCCGGCGATGATCACTATATTTTTCCCGCCTATGTCGATGCCGTTAACGCGGATGACGCTGCGATCCGGCTGTGTTTCGCTCGATACGAGTTTGTACGGCTTCAGGATGGTCTTTACCGACTCCACACCCGCGAGCGCCTCGAGCGGCTGCTCCCGTATTATGTCCTCGTCGCCGATGACGGTAATAATGGTCCGCTGAACGCCGGTGGACACATGCGGCTCGAGTTTGAGCGATCGTATCTTGTCTACGATATGATCGATTTCTTCCTGACTGACGTTGGGCTTAAGTACTATTAGCATGATGAACTCCGGTTACCGAGGGGTGTTGAATGCACAGGGAGGACGTCGCTACTTCTCCGCCGGATAGGAACCGAGGATTTTCAGAAAAATGAGGTCTTCCTTCATCTTCTCGACCGCGCTCCTTGTGATCGTACTATCTCTGTGACCGATGAAGTCAATGAAAAAATTGTACTCCCACATCTTTTTCTTGTCCGGGCGCGATTCGATCTTAGTCATGTTTATTCCCGTCTCGTTGAAGGGTCTCAGGAGATCGTAGAGAGCGCCCGGTTTGTCGCGCACCGCGCAGATAATCGATGTTTTGTCCTTCCCCGAGGGAGGATTGTCGTGCTCGCCGATGACGAAAAAGCGCGTGTAGTTCTGGCGCGAATCCTCGATGTTCGTGGCGAGAACGTTCAGCCCGTAGATCTCCGCCGAGGCGTGCGAGGTAACGGCCGCCGCGAACTTGTCCCACGACGCGGTTTCCGCGGCGAGTGATGTCGAGCTCACGTTGTGCATTTCGGCGTCGGGCAGGTTCTTCCTGAGCCATTCCTTGCACTGGCCGAAGGACTGCGGGTGCGAGTAGAGCTTTTTTACGCTTTTAATGTCCTTCGAGACCGACACCAGGCTGTACGACACGCGAAGGTACTTCTCCGCGGTGATCTTCAGCTCGGTTTCCATCAGCTCATCGAGCGTGTAGGTCACCGCTCCCTCGGTACTGTTCTCGACCGGTACTACGCCGTAATCCGCGCGGCCCGTTTCCACCTCCACGAAAACATCGTGTATGCTTTTTACGGGAATGCCCGCCGCCGAAACGCCGAAGACCTCCAGCATGGCCGAATGCGTAAAAGTTCCCTCCGGTCCCAGGTAGGCCACCACCGTTGGCTTTACGGCGCTCACCGAGAAGGCCAACAGGTCGCCGAATATTTTTTTTACAAGATCACGCGAGAGCGGTCCCGCGTCGAGCGACTCGAGGAAGGAGGCGAGCTCTTTCACCCGCGCCGCGGAGAAGAGGTTTTCTCCCGGCGGGAGTTTTTTCAGCTCCTCGATCTGGATTTTACAGCGTTCGGCGAGGAGCTCCACGATTTTTTTATCGAGTTCCATTATACGCTTGTTCATCGCCCTATTCCTCGTTCTCAAAGGAAAATTCCTTAATCTCGGAAAGCTTCGGAAGGTCGGACAGACGGTTGAGGCCGAAGTATCGCAGGAACTCGTCGGTGGTGCCGTAGCACAGCGGCCGCCCCGGCAGTTCCCTTCTCCCGACCGGCTTGATGAGGTTTTTTTTCATTAGGTTCGCAACCATCATGCGGGACGAAACGCCACGGAGCTCCTCGACCTCGGCGAGTACGATCGGCTGCTTGTACGCGATGATGGAAAGCGTCTCCAGCATTCCCTTCGAAAGCCCCTCTCGCCTGGCATAGCCCATAATCCGTCGAATCTGAGCGGAGTAGCGTCTGCTGGTCATGAAATGGTAGCCGTTCGAAATTTCGAAAAGCTTTATTCCGCCATCCCGCTCCTCGTACTCGTCCACCAGCGAGTCCAGTATTATCTTCGCCTGCTGGGCGTCAATGCCGAGGTTTTTCACGAAAAAGGAGAGCGGCAGCGGCTCGTTCGAAAGGAACAACAGCGCCTCGAAGAGAGCGGCAAGGTCGAGCTCTTCCAGCGGCGCTGTATCCCGGTCTTCGTCCGTCTGTTCGGCCGCAACGTCGCCCGGCCCGGTCTCGGCCGGCGCTTCCGCGTTCAGGTTATCGGTCAGCTCGTCACTGTCGCCCATATTACATCCGGTTCGGCCTACGCCGGTTGTTCCGCTTCCGCGCGCAGCAGGCGGATATCTCCGAACACCCGGTGCTGCATTATCTTCAGCTTTCTGGTTTTAGCCATCTCGAGCACGGCAAGGAAGGTCACCACGATCTCGACCCGAGACGGCTTCCGATTAAATATCTCCGCGAAGAGAACCTGCTCTTTCTCTTTCAGCAATTCGGTAATGAGCGCGATTCTGTCGCTCACCAGTATTTCGTCAAATACAATTTCCTTCCGCTCGATCTCCCGCGTCGAATCCATCACCTCGGCGAAAGCGCTCAGAAGATCGAAAAGCGATACCTCGATCAACTCGCCCCCCCCGGTTTCAACGGGATTGACGCGAGAGTAGGCGTCGGCCTGAAGCTCGAACATGCGCCGAAAACTCCTGGAGGCGTCCTGGAATTTCTTAAACTCCAGCAGCCGCTGCACCAGCTCGGGCGGCAGCGGCGGCACGAAATACTCGTCCTCCAGTTCCCCGCCCGGCAGAAGCGCCCTGGACTTGTAATAAAGCAGTTCCGACGCCATAACGATAAAATCGGACGCCACCTGGATGTTCATCTGCTCCATAAGCTTGAGATAGGCTATGTACTGTTCGGTAATGCTCGAGATCGATACGTCCGTAATTTCGATCCGGGCCTTCTTGATCAGGCCCCAGAGGAGATCGAGCGGGCCATCGAAGTT
The nucleotide sequence above comes from Spirochaetota bacterium. Encoded proteins:
- the cmk gene encoding (d)CMP kinase: MGEKRIVVAVDGPAGSGKSSVSREAARRLGLRYIDSGAIYRAVTHFLLGRPGNLEKGKSYAAFLDGLELSQRFGPDGSVHTLVNGEDVSRAIRDELIARNIGTVSDDPGIRNFVNDLLRSWSRSGSIIMDGRDIGTVVFPDAAVKIFLDASAEVRSLRRAAEYREMGKTVDVNEIRNQIIRRDQEDTERPFGRLARAEGSFYIDTSLMDKEEVIKRIIELIAEVGAPGVVDGRPE
- a CDS encoding prephenate dehydrogenase, whose translation is MFRRVAVLGLGLLGGSLCRALKEIDSSIDITAFARNVSRLSSALADGTIGRALPMDALSPAGMDLVVIASPVLSSIDSLKRLLDHPDLGNCVVIDVGSVKGPLVGLAAVHPQGGGFVGCHPMAGSEKSGYEHSSASLYRGASVIITPHEKNGETIIEAVERFWRSVGSRTVRCDAKTHDRLIALTSHVPHLVACAVADLAADASAGTDATPFIGSGFRDLTRIAMGSPDMWADIVAANGANIAGGIDDLIKKLEYVRRFITEGGHDVDGRRFLERAGAFRRSIG
- the aroF gene encoding 3-deoxy-7-phosphoheptulonate synthase; this encodes MLIVLKPNVSQEEIDHIVDKIRSLKLEPHVSTGVQRTIITVIGDEDIIREQPLEALAGVESVKTILKPYKLVSSETQPDRSVIRVNGIDIGGKNIVIIAGPCSVEGEREVVEHAQMVKESGGHIFRAGAFKPRTSPYSFQGFGVQGLKFLAKAKAETGLPIVTEVIDPRDVGVVAEYVDILQIGTRNMQNFNLLKEVGRIDKPVLLKRGMSATVNEFLMSAEYILSKGNRKVVLCPRGIRTFEDITRNTLDAGVVPVIKALSHLPVLCDPSHAMGLKDYVPAAAYAFIAAGADGVMIEAHPRPEDAHSDGQQTIDAKTLIAVIDRIRKIARALDRELP
- the pheA gene encoding prephenate dehydratase, producing the protein MNKRIMELDKKIVELLAERCKIQIEELKKLPPGENLFSAARVKELASFLESLDAGPLSRDLVKKIFGDLLAFSVSAVKPTVVAYLGPEGTFTHSAMLEVFGVSAAGIPVKSIHDVFVEVETGRADYGVVPVENSTEGAVTYTLDELMETELKITAEKYLRVSYSLVSVSKDIKSVKKLYSHPQSFGQCKEWLRKNLPDAEMHNVSSTSLAAETASWDKFAAAVTSHASAEIYGLNVLATNIEDSRQNYTRFFVIGEHDNPPSGKDKTSIICAVRDKPGALYDLLRPFNETGINMTKIESRPDKKKMWEYNFFIDFIGHRDSTITRSAVEKMKEDLIFLKILGSYPAEK
- the scpB gene encoding SMC-Scp complex subunit ScpB, with the protein product MEELDLAALFEALLFLSNEPLPLSFFVKNLGIDAQQAKIILDSLVDEYEERDGGIKLFEISNGYHFMTSRRYSAQIRRIMGYARREGLSKGMLETLSIIAYKQPIVLAEVEELRGVSSRMMVANLMKKNLIKPVGRRELPGRPLCYGTTDEFLRYFGLNRLSDLPKLSEIKEFSFENEE
- a CDS encoding segregation/condensation protein A; protein product: MQHRAERRLSARHYEEVTVFPFMQENERESIPGKDDGRPVIHIENFDGPLDLLWGLIKKARIEITDVSISSITEQYIAYLKLMEQMNIQVASDFIVMASELLYYKSRALLPGGELEDEYFVPPLPPELVQRLLEFKKFQDASRSFRRMFELQADAYSRVNPVETGGGELIEVSLFDLLSAFAEVMDSTREIERKEIVFDEILVSDRIALITELLKEKEQVLFAEIFNRKPSRVEIVVTFLAVLEMAKTRKLKIMQHRVFGDIRLLRAEAEQPA